The following proteins are co-located in the Micromonospora coriariae genome:
- a CDS encoding alkaline phosphatase family protein, with amino-acid sequence MTALSGGAPAPLAVLGPGYGGGRLADVLPSALAVLGVPGSADPLGLVPALAGVRRVAVLLVDGLGWYQLPTVAPYAPILAGLAATVGRPLIAGFPSTTPTSLVTLGTGVAPGAHGVLGFTVRVPGTDRVLTHTDWAADPSPLRWQPMPTQLERARAAGVAATVVSRPEFGGSGLTLAANRGGDFRGAAGADAVAATMLAALSAGPGPTLVSGYHPDLDRHGHLGGVDSAPWRIAASEVDALLARLVDGLPPDAALLVTADHGQLNVPATHRFDLDTDPRLRAGVRLVAGEARVRYLHVVPGALDDVVAAWSAVLGDAARVRTRDEVVASGWFGPVPEEHLGRIGDVVVSCNDTYAVLATRTEPPMASRLVAYHGSDTAAELTVPLLVVRG; translated from the coding sequence ATGACCGCCCTGTCGGGTGGCGCGCCGGCGCCGCTGGCCGTCCTCGGTCCGGGTTACGGCGGCGGTCGCCTCGCCGACGTGCTGCCCAGCGCGCTGGCCGTGCTGGGCGTGCCCGGGTCGGCCGACCCGCTCGGGCTGGTCCCCGCGCTGGCCGGGGTACGCCGGGTCGCCGTGCTGCTGGTCGACGGGCTCGGCTGGTATCAGCTGCCGACCGTCGCCCCGTACGCGCCGATCCTCGCCGGGCTCGCCGCGACGGTGGGTCGGCCGCTCATCGCCGGTTTCCCGTCCACCACCCCGACCAGCCTGGTGACCCTCGGCACCGGCGTCGCGCCGGGCGCGCACGGGGTGCTCGGCTTCACCGTGCGGGTGCCCGGCACCGACCGGGTGTTGACGCACACCGACTGGGCCGCCGACCCGTCGCCGCTGCGCTGGCAGCCGATGCCCACCCAGCTGGAACGGGCCCGCGCCGCCGGGGTGGCGGCGACCGTGGTGAGCCGACCGGAGTTCGGCGGCAGCGGGTTGACCCTGGCCGCCAACCGGGGCGGCGACTTCCGGGGCGCGGCCGGCGCGGACGCCGTGGCCGCCACCATGCTGGCCGCGCTGTCCGCCGGCCCCGGGCCCACACTGGTCTCCGGCTACCACCCCGACCTCGATCGGCACGGCCACCTCGGCGGGGTCGACTCGGCGCCCTGGCGGATCGCCGCCAGCGAGGTGGACGCACTGCTCGCCCGGCTGGTCGACGGGCTGCCGCCGGACGCGGCGCTGCTGGTGACCGCCGACCACGGTCAGCTCAACGTGCCCGCCACGCACCGCTTCGACCTGGACACCGATCCGCGGCTGCGCGCCGGTGTGCGACTGGTGGCCGGCGAGGCCCGGGTGCGGTACCTGCACGTCGTACCGGGTGCGCTCGACGACGTGGTGGCCGCCTGGTCGGCGGTGCTCGGCGACGCGGCCCGGGTGCGCACCCGGGACGAGGTGGTGGCCAGCGGCTGGTTCGGGCCGGTGCCCGAGGAGCACCTGGGGCGGATCGGCGATGTGGTGGTGAGCTGCAACGACACGTACGCGGTCCTGGCGACCCGCACCGAGCCGCCGATGGCGTCCCGGCTGGTGGCGTACCACGGGTCGGACACCGCCGCCGAGCTGACCGTGCCGCTACTGGTGGTCCGCGGCTGA
- a CDS encoding transglutaminase family protein, producing MIASRNVGPVAAAATLLAAAPLSAIFQTWTWLVQSAIAVAIVAGVAALTRLVRAPLWGQVLGMLAALALALTWLFPSGEELLTFLPTPGTFGYFADLFTGSMQDMRSYGVEVPDTDPLLFITVLGVGGVAVLVDLLAVGLRRPALAGLPMLAIYSVPVAVYVDSVPPVPFVVGAAGYLWLLVTDNVDRVRRFGRRFTGDGRDVDVWEASPLASAGRRLAVVGVAIAVALPLAVPGMTGGLLDTLGGGTGNGNGSGRAGAGSSGRIDLFASLAGQLNQSEVADLVKVTTSEPNPFYLRYAVADELRPNGFQARSPSGKPANGKLPDPTERAGPGVEQTRYQATVEVTKSLSMSLMPVYAEPVRTEDLNGNWLYDANQQVVFSNRDNSRGRKYSFDYIRSTYTPAALRAAQSLPAEHPLRRQLTATPGVVPEVEELVNGLVQGKRTDYDKVLAIYQHFSADNGFSYRLSTESGSSGEDIVNFLTNKVGYCQQYAAAMAWLVRSAGIPARVAFGFTNGSKQDGNTYTLTNLNLHAWTEVYFNGVGWVPFDATPSYGVPGSTRSAWAPDTDAPELPGTNPGAVDPTAGPDASAGPAGPDNADRDTDSGLSLAGSTPAEQPPVWPWWTAGLLALLALLALPALRRLALRRRRGGRAAGAAMTATPNEAASVDGSRVVVVGPDANRARADAHAAWAELLDTLVDFQVRVDRTETPRATADRLVRETFGDDTAAVGAARLLGRAEERARYARDPLTGEPLVPALRAVRGALATRANRRTRLLATMLPPSVLMRWRTALADTSGRMVALTGRARYRLLRWNPRRLLADRAAR from the coding sequence ATGATCGCCAGTCGGAACGTCGGCCCGGTGGCGGCCGCCGCCACCCTTCTCGCCGCCGCCCCGCTGTCGGCGATCTTCCAGACCTGGACGTGGCTCGTCCAGTCCGCGATCGCGGTCGCGATAGTGGCCGGGGTCGCCGCGCTGACCCGGCTCGTCCGGGCGCCGCTGTGGGGCCAGGTCCTCGGCATGCTGGCCGCCCTGGCGCTCGCCCTGACCTGGCTGTTCCCCAGCGGCGAGGAGCTGCTCACCTTCCTGCCGACGCCGGGCACGTTCGGGTACTTCGCCGACCTGTTCACCGGCTCCATGCAGGACATGCGCTCGTACGGCGTGGAGGTACCGGACACCGATCCGCTGCTGTTCATCACCGTGCTCGGCGTCGGCGGGGTGGCCGTGCTGGTGGATTTGCTGGCGGTGGGTCTGCGCCGGCCGGCGCTGGCCGGGCTGCCGATGCTCGCCATCTACTCGGTGCCGGTCGCCGTCTACGTCGACAGCGTCCCGCCGGTGCCGTTCGTGGTGGGCGCCGCCGGGTACCTCTGGCTGCTGGTCACCGACAACGTCGACCGGGTCCGCCGGTTCGGCCGCCGGTTCACCGGCGACGGCCGCGACGTCGACGTATGGGAGGCTTCGCCGCTGGCCTCCGCCGGCCGCCGGCTCGCGGTGGTCGGGGTGGCCATCGCCGTGGCGCTGCCGCTGGCCGTGCCGGGCATGACCGGCGGGCTGCTCGACACACTCGGTGGCGGCACGGGCAACGGCAACGGCAGCGGCCGGGCGGGTGCGGGCTCATCGGGCCGGATCGACCTGTTCGCCTCGCTCGCCGGCCAGCTCAACCAGTCCGAGGTGGCCGACCTGGTCAAGGTGACCACGTCCGAGCCGAATCCGTTCTACCTGCGCTACGCGGTCGCGGACGAGCTGCGCCCGAACGGGTTCCAGGCGCGCAGCCCCAGCGGCAAACCGGCCAACGGGAAGCTGCCGGACCCGACCGAGCGGGCCGGCCCGGGCGTCGAGCAGACCCGCTACCAGGCGACCGTCGAGGTCACCAAGAGCCTGAGCATGTCCCTGATGCCGGTGTACGCCGAGCCGGTGCGCACCGAGGACCTCAACGGCAACTGGCTCTACGACGCCAACCAGCAGGTCGTCTTCTCCAACCGGGACAACTCCCGGGGCAGGAAGTACTCCTTCGACTACATCCGCTCGACGTACACCCCGGCGGCGCTGCGGGCCGCACAGTCGCTGCCGGCCGAGCACCCGTTACGCCGCCAGCTGACCGCCACTCCCGGGGTGGTGCCCGAGGTGGAGGAGCTGGTCAACGGCCTGGTCCAGGGCAAGCGCACCGACTACGACAAGGTGCTGGCGATCTACCAGCACTTCTCGGCGGACAACGGGTTCAGCTACCGGCTCAGCACCGAGAGCGGCAGCAGCGGCGAGGACATCGTCAACTTCCTGACCAACAAGGTCGGCTACTGCCAGCAGTACGCCGCGGCGATGGCCTGGCTGGTGCGCAGCGCCGGCATCCCGGCCCGGGTGGCGTTCGGGTTCACGAACGGCAGCAAGCAGGACGGCAACACCTACACCCTGACCAACCTCAACCTGCACGCGTGGACCGAGGTCTACTTCAACGGGGTCGGCTGGGTGCCGTTCGACGCCACGCCGTCGTACGGTGTGCCGGGCTCCACCCGGTCGGCCTGGGCACCGGACACCGACGCGCCGGAACTGCCCGGCACGAACCCCGGCGCCGTGGACCCCACGGCCGGCCCGGACGCGTCGGCCGGCCCGGCCGGCCCGGACAACGCCGACCGGGACACCGACTCGGGGCTCTCCCTCGCCGGCTCGACGCCCGCCGAGCAACCGCCGGTGTGGCCCTGGTGGACGGCGGGCCTGCTGGCTCTGCTGGCTCTGCTGGCACTGCCGGCCCTGCGTCGGCTGGCGCTGCGTCGGCGGCGGGGTGGCCGGGCGGCGGGCGCCGCGATGACCGCCACCCCGAACGAGGCGGCGTCGGTGGACGGGTCACGCGTGGTGGTGGTCGGGCCGGATGCCAACCGGGCCCGCGCGGACGCGCACGCCGCCTGGGCGGAGCTGCTCGACACGCTTGTGGACTTCCAGGTCCGGGTCGACCGGACCGAGACGCCCCGGGCGACCGCGGACCGGCTGGTTCGGGAGACCTTCGGCGATGACACCGCGGCGGTCGGCGCGGCGCGGCTGCTCGGCCGGGCCGAGGAGCGGGCACGCTACGCGCGGGATCCGCTGACCGGTGAACCGCTGGTGCCGGCGCTGCGCGCGGTCCGCGGTGCGCTCGCCACCCGGGCGAACCGCCGGACCCGACTGCTCGCCACCATGCTGCCGCCGTCGGTGCTGATGCGCTGGCGGACCGCCCTGGCGGACACCTCCGGCCGGATGGTGGCGCTGACCGGGCGGGCCCGGTACCGGCTGCTCCGCTGGAATCCGCGTCGGCTGCTGGCCGACCGGGCGGCCCGCTGA
- a CDS encoding methyltransferase domain-containing protein — MTRLDRVEQTRGRFTGPPLTPRTAVIWSVLRAELDRRAEAELTVLDVGGGTGGFAVPLARAGHRVTVVDASPDALAALTRRAAEAGVADRIAAVQGDGDALAGLVEPAGVDLVLCHAVLEVVDDPAAVVAALATALRPGGAASVLVAGRAAAVLGRAMNGHLDVAAALAADPAGTAGPRDTLRRRYDASGAAALLGAAGLVVEEIHGVRVLADLLPAAVADGQSAALVELERALAAQPPYRDLAAQLHLFARRPA, encoded by the coding sequence GTGACTAGGCTCGACCGGGTGGAGCAGACCCGAGGCCGGTTCACCGGGCCGCCGCTGACCCCCCGTACCGCCGTGATCTGGTCGGTGCTCCGCGCCGAGCTGGACCGGCGCGCCGAAGCCGAGCTCACCGTGCTGGACGTGGGCGGCGGCACGGGCGGCTTCGCCGTCCCGCTGGCCCGCGCCGGGCACCGGGTCACCGTTGTCGACGCCAGTCCCGACGCGCTGGCCGCGCTCACCCGCCGGGCCGCGGAGGCCGGGGTGGCCGACCGGATCGCCGCAGTGCAGGGCGACGGCGACGCCCTCGCGGGGCTGGTCGAGCCGGCCGGCGTCGACCTGGTGCTCTGCCACGCCGTGCTGGAGGTCGTCGACGACCCGGCGGCGGTGGTGGCCGCGCTGGCCACCGCGCTGCGTCCGGGCGGTGCGGCCAGCGTGCTGGTGGCCGGCCGGGCCGCCGCCGTGCTCGGGCGGGCGATGAACGGTCACCTGGACGTCGCGGCGGCGCTGGCCGCCGACCCGGCCGGCACCGCCGGACCACGGGACACCCTGCGCCGGCGCTATGACGCCTCGGGCGCCGCCGCGCTGCTCGGCGCCGCCGGGCTGGTGGTCGAGGAGATCCACGGGGTACGCGTACTGGCCGACCTGCTGCCGGCCGCGGTGGCCGACGGGCAGTCGGCGGCGCTGGTGGAGCTGGAACGGGCGCTCGCCGCCCAGCCCCCGTACCGGGATCTGGCCGCCCAGCTGCACCTGTTCGCCCGCCGGCCGGCATGA
- a CDS encoding carbohydrate ABC transporter permease, translating to MATVTAPAPGRRRRTPLARREARWAYLFLAPWIIGFLVFYAGPMIASLWLSFTEYDVINPPEYTGLDNYRELMSDPAVARSLGNTVYYTALHVPLVMLISLGLALLLKRVGRLQGFFRTVFYLPVMTPAVAVGILFLLLLNTQDGLINRTLGLVGIDGPSWTTDPGWVMPGIILMSLWSLGSTVIIYLAALQNVPRDLYEAAAIDGAGAWARFRSVTLPMISGALFFTLIVNTIASLQMFTEVYTMYFGNRETQNSFNSDAATFYVIHLFQEAFQFLHMGFASAMAWLLFVIILIITLVQVKLSNRFVYYEGEDK from the coding sequence ATGGCCACCGTCACCGCTCCCGCTCCGGGCCGGCGCCGTCGTACGCCGCTGGCCCGGCGGGAGGCGCGCTGGGCGTACCTCTTCCTGGCGCCGTGGATCATCGGGTTCCTGGTCTTCTACGCGGGCCCGATGATCGCCAGCCTCTGGCTGAGCTTCACCGAGTACGACGTGATCAACCCGCCGGAGTACACCGGGCTGGACAACTACCGGGAGCTGATGAGTGACCCGGCGGTGGCCCGCAGCCTGGGCAACACCGTCTACTACACGGCGCTGCACGTACCGCTGGTGATGCTGATCTCGCTCGGCCTGGCGCTGCTGCTCAAGCGGGTCGGTCGGTTGCAGGGCTTCTTCCGCACCGTCTTCTATCTGCCGGTGATGACCCCGGCGGTGGCGGTCGGCATCCTGTTCCTGCTGCTGCTCAACACCCAGGACGGCCTGATCAACCGGACGCTCGGCCTGGTCGGGATCGACGGTCCGAGCTGGACCACCGACCCGGGCTGGGTGATGCCCGGCATCATCCTGATGAGCCTGTGGAGCCTCGGCTCCACGGTGATCATCTACCTGGCCGCGTTGCAGAACGTGCCCCGTGACCTGTACGAGGCGGCCGCCATCGACGGTGCCGGCGCCTGGGCGCGGTTCCGCTCGGTCACCCTGCCGATGATCTCCGGCGCGCTGTTCTTCACGCTGATCGTCAACACGATCGCGTCGCTGCAGATGTTCACCGAGGTCTACACCATGTACTTCGGCAACCGGGAGACGCAGAACTCGTTCAACAGCGACGCGGCCACCTTCTACGTCATCCACCTGTTCCAGGAGGCGTTCCAGTTCCTGCACATGGGCTTCGCCTCGGCGATGGCCTGGCTGCTCTTCGTGATTATCTTGATCATCACGCTGGTACAGGTGAAACTCAGCAACCGGTTCGTGTACTACGAGGGAGAAGACAAGTGA
- a CDS encoding DUF58 domain-containing protein: MRAGLRGLTTRGRSFLAAAVAAAISAGILGEKDLLRVAVLLGVLPLLAAAYVGRSRYKLACNRSLDPHRVPVGANSRVVLRLQNLSRLPTGTLLLEDRLPYALGSRPRVVLERLGAHQASSVAYTVRADVRGRYDVGPLVVRMTDPFGLCELSRAFPSTDHLTVIPQVTPLPSVRLPGEYAGSGDSRARSVAVHGEDDAATREYRRGDDLRRVHWKSTARTGELMVRREEQPWESRATVVLDTRAYGHRGDGPTASFEWAVSAAASIAVHLRQAGYKLRLVTGSGVDVDASEAGGDGALLDHLAEVRLDQRAEVTGLVQRVRQRADGGLIIGLFGAVSVAEAELLAGLRGNGATCVGFLLDSSTWLSLPEKARAEAEHAHGAAALAMLHSGWRVVGVDHGSRLPALWPQAGRGSQGFALRAALAETVAGGVR; this comes from the coding sequence GTGCGTGCCGGGCTGCGCGGGCTGACCACCCGCGGGCGCTCGTTCCTGGCCGCCGCGGTCGCGGCGGCGATCTCGGCGGGCATCCTGGGCGAGAAGGATCTGCTCCGGGTGGCCGTGCTGCTGGGCGTCCTGCCGCTGCTGGCCGCCGCCTACGTCGGTCGCAGCCGCTACAAGCTGGCCTGCAACCGGTCACTGGATCCGCACCGGGTCCCGGTCGGGGCCAACTCCCGGGTGGTGCTGCGCCTGCAGAACCTCTCCCGGCTGCCGACCGGCACCCTGCTGCTGGAGGACCGGCTGCCCTACGCCCTGGGCAGCCGGCCCCGGGTGGTGCTCGAGCGGCTCGGCGCACACCAGGCCAGTTCGGTGGCGTACACCGTGCGGGCCGACGTGCGGGGCCGCTACGACGTGGGCCCGCTGGTGGTCCGGATGACCGACCCGTTCGGTCTCTGCGAGCTCAGCCGGGCGTTCCCCAGCACCGACCACCTGACGGTCATCCCGCAGGTCACCCCACTGCCGTCGGTCCGGCTCCCCGGTGAGTACGCGGGCAGCGGCGACAGCCGGGCCCGCTCGGTGGCGGTGCACGGCGAGGACGACGCGGCGACCCGGGAGTACCGGCGCGGCGACGACCTGCGCAGGGTGCACTGGAAGTCCACCGCGCGCACCGGCGAGCTGATGGTGCGCCGTGAGGAGCAACCCTGGGAGAGCCGGGCCACGGTCGTGCTGGACACCCGCGCGTACGGCCACCGCGGCGACGGGCCGACGGCGAGCTTCGAGTGGGCCGTCTCCGCGGCCGCGAGCATCGCGGTGCACCTGCGGCAGGCCGGCTACAAGCTGCGCCTGGTCACCGGCTCGGGGGTCGACGTGGACGCCTCGGAAGCCGGCGGCGACGGCGCGCTTCTCGACCACCTCGCCGAGGTTCGGCTGGATCAGCGGGCCGAGGTGACCGGCCTGGTGCAGCGGGTCCGGCAGCGCGCCGACGGCGGTCTGATCATCGGCTTGTTCGGCGCGGTGAGTGTGGCCGAGGCCGAACTGCTGGCCGGCCTGCGGGGCAACGGCGCCACCTGCGTCGGCTTCCTGCTGGACAGCTCCACCTGGCTCAGCCTGCCCGAGAAGGCCCGGGCCGAGGCGGAGCACGCGCACGGCGCCGCCGCGCTCGCCATGCTGCACAGCGGCTGGCGGGTGGTCGGGGTCGACCACGGCAGCCGACTGCCGGCGCTCTGGCCGCAGGCCGGCCGGGGCTCCCAGGGGTTCGCCCTGCGCGCCGCGCTGGCCGAGACGGTCGCCGGCGGCGTGCGATGA
- a CDS encoding extracellular solute-binding protein → MSRTVRATAFVGVLTLALSGCGGVGGGSDASGGTATKGALSTMGFGFSDEIATTRVDAFKRDHPDVDLKVTEGSFDEQQFLSAVASGNPPDLVYMDRKLIGTYAKRGSIQPLTDCVKKQDIDLEQYRPAARAQVTLDGTVYGIPEFSTVRVVYLNEGLLKKAGMTADQVNLADWAALPGLNARLATVSGGRLSRIGIDPKIPEFLPMWAKANGVDMLSADGRTAKLDDPKVIEALTTGVNLIQQQGGWGRFKSFRDTFDFFGAQNPLSKNQIVAWPMEEWFLNQAAKNSPDAELVVKPFVDRQGKPLTQSAGQAWVITKGAKNPDAACAFVKQMTATDTWLAAAKARADARKSAGQPFTGVYTANVEADKRIFDELYQPTGNKRFDDAVATIRSVQDAAFAMPASPAGAEFDKAYYDAVNRVLAGQAQPAQALRRAQQEATAALDKAAK, encoded by the coding sequence ATGTCACGGACAGTGCGGGCGACCGCGTTCGTCGGGGTGCTCACCCTGGCGCTCAGCGGGTGCGGGGGAGTCGGCGGCGGCAGCGACGCGAGTGGCGGCACCGCCACCAAGGGTGCGCTCAGCACTATGGGTTTCGGCTTCTCCGACGAGATCGCCACCACCCGCGTCGACGCGTTCAAGCGGGACCACCCGGACGTCGACCTGAAGGTCACCGAGGGCAGCTTCGACGAGCAGCAGTTCCTCTCCGCTGTCGCCTCGGGCAATCCACCGGACCTGGTCTACATGGACCGCAAGCTGATCGGCACGTACGCCAAGCGCGGTTCGATCCAGCCGCTCACCGACTGCGTCAAGAAGCAGGACATCGACCTGGAGCAGTACCGGCCGGCCGCCCGCGCCCAGGTCACCCTGGACGGCACCGTCTACGGCATTCCGGAGTTCTCCACCGTCCGGGTGGTCTACCTGAACGAGGGGTTGCTCAAGAAGGCCGGGATGACCGCCGACCAGGTCAACCTGGCCGACTGGGCGGCGCTGCCCGGGCTCAACGCCAGGCTGGCCACGGTGTCCGGTGGCAGGCTCTCCCGGATCGGCATCGACCCGAAGATCCCCGAGTTCCTGCCGATGTGGGCCAAGGCCAACGGTGTCGACATGCTCTCCGCCGACGGCCGCACCGCCAAGTTGGACGACCCGAAGGTGATCGAGGCGCTGACCACCGGGGTGAACCTGATCCAGCAGCAGGGTGGTTGGGGCAGGTTCAAGTCGTTCCGGGACACCTTCGACTTCTTCGGCGCGCAGAACCCGCTGTCGAAGAACCAGATCGTGGCGTGGCCGATGGAGGAGTGGTTCCTCAACCAGGCCGCCAAGAACAGCCCGGACGCCGAGCTGGTGGTCAAGCCGTTCGTGGATCGGCAGGGCAAGCCGCTGACCCAGTCCGCCGGGCAGGCCTGGGTGATCACCAAGGGCGCGAAGAACCCGGACGCCGCGTGCGCCTTCGTCAAGCAGATGACCGCCACCGACACCTGGCTGGCCGCCGCGAAGGCCCGGGCGGACGCCCGCAAGTCCGCCGGTCAGCCGTTCACCGGCGTCTACACGGCCAACGTCGAGGCGGACAAGCGGATCTTCGACGAGCTGTACCAGCCGACCGGCAACAAGCGCTTCGACGACGCGGTGGCCACCATCCGTTCGGTGCAGGACGCCGCGTTCGCGATGCCCGCCTCGCCGGCGGGCGCGGAGTTCGACAAGGCGTACTACGACGCGGTCAACCGGGTGCTCGCCGGCCAGGCGCAGCCCGCGCAGGCGTTGCGGCGGGCCCAGCAGGAGGCCACCGCCGCGCTGGACAAGGCCGCGAAGTAG
- a CDS encoding DUF3040 domain-containing protein has protein sequence MPLSEHEQRLFEQIERSLAEDPKFASAVRASDPRFHARRRLLVAAGVIIAGLALLVYGAVIKTPPLAVAGFVVMLASAAFAVQSHRRAQSPDLHVVGGTTSRRRPRGGRSGRRPSILDRMEDRWRQRPEGHR, from the coding sequence GTGCCGCTCTCGGAGCACGAGCAGCGGCTGTTCGAGCAGATCGAGCGGTCGCTTGCCGAGGACCCCAAATTCGCCTCGGCCGTGCGCGCCAGCGATCCGCGCTTCCACGCGCGGCGTCGCCTGCTCGTCGCTGCTGGCGTGATCATCGCTGGCTTGGCTCTACTGGTCTATGGCGCGGTGATCAAGACTCCACCGCTGGCGGTGGCGGGCTTTGTCGTCATGCTGGCCTCGGCCGCGTTCGCGGTGCAGTCGCACCGGCGGGCGCAGTCACCCGACCTGCACGTGGTGGGTGGCACGACCAGTCGTCGCCGTCCCCGCGGCGGCCGATCTGGTCGTCGGCCGTCGATCCTGGACCGCATGGAGGACAGGTGGCGGCAGCGCCCGGAGGGGCACCGCTGA
- a CDS encoding carbohydrate ABC transporter permease — protein MTTAVERGAAPPVPGISPARPAVPRSAAGEGRRPLWQRVLFVAALVGAAVVFMLPFVWLISASLRPREYVFAPGFLPVPFAPENYAEAWRAVPLLTWFGNSVVVGVAAAAAVTLSSAWVAFGFAYFRFPGRNLLFGLVLATMMLPFAVTMIPTYLIWSDLGLTDTQVPLWAGNLFGSAFYIFLLRQFLLSLPREYFEAARVDGASYPQLFWKMAFPLIRPALLVAFVFEFKASWTDLLKPLIYLRNEQLYTLPRGLKVVLDRFGYGGEQQWEIVLAGSVLATVPMIILFFLAQRHFVEGIATTGRKG, from the coding sequence GTGACCACCGCCGTCGAGCGGGGCGCCGCTCCGCCGGTGCCCGGCATCTCGCCGGCCCGGCCGGCGGTGCCCCGGTCGGCGGCCGGTGAGGGCCGCCGGCCACTCTGGCAGCGGGTGCTCTTCGTGGCGGCGCTGGTCGGTGCCGCGGTGGTCTTCATGCTGCCGTTCGTCTGGCTGATCAGCGCCTCACTGCGCCCCCGCGAGTACGTCTTCGCCCCGGGCTTCCTGCCGGTCCCGTTCGCTCCGGAGAACTACGCCGAGGCCTGGCGGGCCGTGCCGCTGCTGACCTGGTTCGGAAACAGCGTGGTGGTCGGCGTGGCCGCCGCCGCGGCGGTGACCCTCTCCAGCGCCTGGGTGGCCTTCGGCTTCGCCTACTTCCGCTTCCCCGGCCGCAACCTGCTCTTCGGGCTGGTCCTGGCGACCATGATGCTGCCGTTCGCGGTCACCATGATCCCGACGTACCTGATCTGGTCGGACCTGGGGCTCACCGACACCCAGGTGCCACTCTGGGCGGGCAACCTGTTCGGCTCGGCGTTCTACATCTTCCTGCTGCGGCAGTTCCTGCTCTCGTTGCCCCGGGAGTACTTCGAGGCCGCCCGGGTGGACGGGGCGAGCTATCCGCAGCTGTTCTGGAAGATGGCGTTCCCGCTGATCCGGCCGGCGCTGCTGGTCGCCTTCGTCTTCGAGTTCAAGGCCAGCTGGACGGACCTGCTCAAGCCACTGATCTACCTGCGCAACGAGCAGCTCTACACCCTGCCGCGCGGGCTCAAGGTGGTGCTGGACAGGTTCGGCTACGGCGGCGAGCAGCAGTGGGAGATCGTGCTCGCCGGGAGCGTGCTGGCCACCGTACCGATGATCATCCTGTTCTTCCTGGCCCAGCGGCACTTCGTCGAGGGCATCGCCACCACCGGCCGCAAGGGTTGA
- a CDS encoding DNA polymerase IV has product MGRSQSLPRGGDPRFGPDADDSGSPILHVDMDAFFAAVEVRRRPELRGRPVVVGGVGPRGVVSSASYEARRYGVRSAMPTSQARARCPHAVYLPPEFTAYTAASRAVMQIFRDVTPLVEPLSLDEAFLDVTGARRLFGSPAAIARLIRRRVAEEQGLTCSVGVAPSKFVAKLGSTRAKPDGLLVVPPGLVLDFLHPLPVDALWGVGERAAETLRRLGLATVGDLAEAPLGMLRRAVSAASAAHLHELAWGRDPRRVSPEHVDKSIGAEVTFDADVADPVEIRRALLALSAKVGVRLRGSGQVGRTVTLKVRLADFRTVNRSRTLGVPTDTAREMFDTVWALYTALDPGERIRLVGVRVEGLAPAQGAPRQLTLGAPERGWREAEAAADAAAARFGRSVIGPASLLGDRDPRRNENPPHP; this is encoded by the coding sequence ATGGGCCGCAGCCAGTCGTTGCCCCGGGGTGGCGATCCGCGCTTCGGGCCGGACGCCGACGACTCCGGCAGCCCGATCCTGCACGTCGACATGGACGCCTTCTTCGCCGCCGTCGAGGTGCGCCGCCGGCCCGAGTTGCGAGGCCGACCTGTGGTCGTCGGCGGCGTCGGGCCGCGCGGCGTGGTCAGCTCGGCCAGCTACGAGGCCCGCCGCTACGGCGTCCGCAGCGCGATGCCGACCAGCCAGGCCCGCGCTCGCTGCCCGCACGCGGTCTACCTGCCACCGGAGTTCACCGCCTACACGGCCGCCTCCCGCGCGGTCATGCAGATCTTCCGGGACGTCACCCCGCTGGTCGAGCCGCTCTCCCTGGACGAGGCGTTCCTCGACGTGACCGGAGCCCGTCGGCTGTTCGGCTCCCCGGCCGCCATCGCGCGGCTGATCCGTCGCCGGGTCGCCGAGGAGCAGGGCCTCACCTGCTCGGTCGGGGTGGCGCCGAGCAAGTTCGTCGCCAAGCTGGGGTCCACCCGGGCCAAGCCGGACGGCCTGCTGGTCGTGCCCCCCGGGCTGGTGCTCGACTTCCTGCACCCCCTGCCCGTGGACGCGCTCTGGGGGGTGGGGGAGCGCGCAGCCGAGACGCTGCGCCGGCTCGGCCTGGCCACCGTCGGCGACCTCGCCGAGGCCCCGCTGGGCATGCTGCGCCGGGCGGTCAGTGCGGCGTCGGCGGCGCACCTGCACGAGCTGGCCTGGGGGCGGGACCCGCGCCGGGTGAGCCCTGAGCATGTGGACAAGTCGATCGGCGCCGAGGTGACCTTCGACGCCGACGTGGCCGACCCGGTGGAGATCCGCCGCGCCCTGCTCGCGCTCAGCGCGAAGGTCGGCGTCCGGTTGCGCGGCTCCGGGCAGGTGGGGCGCACCGTGACGCTCAAGGTGCGGCTGGCCGACTTCCGCACCGTCAACCGTTCCCGCACCCTCGGCGTCCCCACCGACACGGCCCGCGAGATGTTCGACACGGTCTGGGCGCTCTACACCGCGCTGGACCCGGGCGAGCGGATCCGGCTCGTCGGTGTCCGGGTGGAGGGGCTCGCCCCGGCGCAGGGCGCACCCCGACAGCTCACCCTCGGCGCGCCCGAGCGTGGCTGGCGTGAGGCGGAAGCTGCCGCGGACGCCGCCGCTGCCCGATTCGGGCGGTCCGTCATAGGTCCGGCCAGTCTCCTGGGCGACCGTGACCCCCGTCGAAACGAAAATCCACCCCACCCGTAG